Proteins encoded within one genomic window of Paramisgurnus dabryanus chromosome 11, PD_genome_1.1, whole genome shotgun sequence:
- the sorbs3 gene encoding vinexin isoform X3, whose product MSALSQTHTHKTALRSKRLLTSTPADDMQSQRVEVHDHVNGTRIIFSDEALPGSGPIQHFTTPHMTQDVVVISPGLPTPPLSPFHNSYISASSSHKQVAEVNGGGFPSQSFGSYYGPTQTHAGLSNGGEKGRGSVTLPRTSASREERLIKFSGIGPVDETGMPIASRSSVNKPKDWYRSMFRQIHKKPEEPDTDWRERKLSSSPPPDSSQPDGSSDPFTLTQHGALPDWADLDDIGKHPQPKSIFDFEPGKGVPVENHTQSLKPESQSPLHHPTLKPHSPSIEATLVSELNRFEAELDSDIRGLERKLSQKQNHRRGRGEETKPNRTGPEENRLENRSPIIPCSAVKQGTSPSFIHAYDQMTDQKMDFPPKKDDRKMKAARAKFNFQAQSPKELTIQKGDVVYIHRQVDANWYEGEHHGRVGIFPTTYVEIIPSTEKPTPIKSPTVQVLEYGEAVALFNFNADLPVELSFKKGEVISIVRQVDDHWLEGRIAGTNRSGIFPINHVQVNKLLRTKSSDDYPSSPLSPTATSEPLSPGRPLHSPLSPSTRSPEPPLSPHKHSSQSRSPLSLAQPTSPKHFLYSPAITSSTAPTGNRSGSLHPHSPGTRSPVSSSNHVLTSPQGPGLQLNNNYNSHITQDGPKTQSPKSHVKVHLTSPSASTVIPRQPYKAVYNYNPQNRDELELKEGDIVQVIEKCDDGWFVGTSERTHAFGTFPGNYVAPV is encoded by the exons GCATTGAGATCTAAAAGATTACTGACTAGCACCCCTGCAGATGACATGCAGTCTCAG AGAGTGGAGGTGCATGACCATGTGAATGGCACACGGATCATATTTTCAGACGAGGCTCTTCCCGGCAGCGGACCCATTCAGCACTTCACGACTCCACATATGACCCAGGATGTTGTTGTCATCTCTCCTGGTTTGCCCACCCCTCCTTTAAGTCCATTTCACAACAGTTACATCTCTGCGTCTTCTTCACACAAG CAGGTCGCCGAGGTCAATGGAGGTGGATTCCCATCACAAAGTTTTGGATCCTACTATGGTCCAACTCAGACGCATG CTGGATTATCAAATGGTGGAGAGAAAGGTAGAGGTTCTGTCACGTTACCCCGGACGTCTGCCTCACGAGAGGAGCGTCTGATCAAATTTTCTGGAATCGGTCCTGTAGATGAGACGGGCATGCCAATCGCATCCCGATCT AGTGTAAACAAGCCTAAGGACTGGTACAGAAGCATGTTTAGACAAATCCACAAGAAACCAGAGG AGCCTGATACTGACTGGAGAGAAA GGAAGCTGTCATCTTCACCTCCACCAGACTCTTCCCAACCGGACGGGAGTTCAGACCCCTTCACCCTCACCCAACATGGAGCCCTTCCCGactg GGCTGATCTGGACGACATAGGGAAGCACCCACAACCGAAGAGTATATTTGACTTTGAGCCTGGTAAAGGAGTGCCGGTGGAGAACCACACTCAG TCATTAAAGCCCGAGTCACAGTCACCCTTACATCACCCAACACTGAAACCTCATTCCCCATCTATAGAG GCGACATTGGTTTCGGAGCTGAATCGATTTGAGGCGGAGCTGGATTCAGATATCCGTGGTCTAGAGAGGAAGTTGTCACAGAAGCAGAACCACCGGCGTGGAAGGGGTGAG GAGACTAAACCCAACAGGACAGGACCAGAAGAGAACAGACTTGAGAACAG atcTCCCATAATCCCCTGCTCCGCTGTAAAGCAGGGCACATCACCCAGCTTCATACATGCTTATG ATCAAATGACGGATCAAAAGATGGATTTCCCACCTAAAAAAGACGATAGGAAG ATGAAAGCAGCGCGAGCCAAATTTAATTTTCAAGCACAGTCGCCAAA AGAGCTGACCATACAGAAAGGTGATGTAGTGTACATACACCGGCAGGTGGACGCCAACTGGTATGAAGGAGAGCATCATGGGAGAGTGGGAATCTTTCCCACCACCTATGTGGAG aTTATTCCTTCAACAGAAAAACCAACTCCAATAAAGTCACCTACCGTCCAGGTGCTGGAATATGGAGAAGCAGTAGCCCTGTTCAACTTTAATGCTGACCTACCTGTGGAGCTTTCCTTTAAAAAG GGTGAAGTCATCTCCATAGTCAGGCAAGTAGATGATCACTGGCTGGAGGGTCGTATCGCCGGAACCAACCGCAGTGGGATCTTTCCCATCAACCATGTCCAGGTCAACAAACTGCTCCGCACTAAATCCAGTGATGATTATCCTTCCTCGCCTCTCTCACCCACCGCTACCTCAGAGCCCCTCAGCCCCGGCCGGCCACTGCACTCTCCCCTGTCTCCCTCCACACGCTCCCCTGAACCTCCTCTGTCACCTCACAAACACTCCAGCCAATCACGCTCCCCTCTGTCACTTGCACAGCCCACCTCCCCTAAACACTTTCTGTATTCGCCTGCCATCACTTCATCCACCGCACCCACGGGCAACCGGAGCGGATCACTGCACCCTCACAGCCCAGGCACCAGATCACCTGTGTCGTCATCCAATCATGTGCTGACATCTCCCCAGGGTCCAGGACTGCAACTGAACAACAACTATAACTCGCACATCACACAG GATGGACCCAAAACCCAATCTCCAAAATCCCACGTTAAGGTTCATTTAACATCACCGTCTGCTTCTACAGTCATTCCACGACAACC gtATAAAGCAGTTTACAATTATAATCCCCAGAATCGAGACGAGCTGGAATTAAAGGAGGGAGACATCGTACAAGTGATTGAGAAATGTGATGACGGCTGGTTTGTAG GTACGTCTGAACGGACACATGCCTTTGGCACTTTTCCTGGCAACTATGTGGCACCAGTTTAA
- the sorbs3 gene encoding vinexin isoform X2 → MSALSQTHTHKTALRSKRLLTSTPADDMQSQKRVEVHDHVNGTRIIFSDEALPGSGPIQHFTTPHMTQDVVVISPGLPTPPLSPFHNSYISASSSHKQVAEVNGGGFPSQSFGSYYGPTQTHAGLSNGGEKGRGSVTLPRTSASREERLIKFSGIGPVDETGMPIASRSSVNKPKDWYRSMFRQIHKKPEEPDTDWRERKLSSSPPPDSSQPDGSSDPFTLTQHGALPDWADLDDIGKHPQPKSIFDFEPGKGVPVENHTQSLKPESQSPLHHPTLKPHSPSIEATLVSELNRFEAELDSDIRGLERKLSQKQNHRRGRGEETKPNRTGPEENRLENRSPIIPCSAVKQGTSPSFIHAYDQMTDQKMDFPPKKDDRKMKAARAKFNFQAQSPKELTIQKGDVVYIHRQVDANWYEGEHHGRVGIFPTTYVEIIPSTEKPTPIKSPTVQVLEYGEAVALFNFNADLPVELSFKKGEVISIVRQVDDHWLEGRIAGTNRSGIFPINHVQVNKLLRTKSSDDYPSSPLSPTATSEPLSPGRPLHSPLSPSTRSPEPPLSPHKHSSQSRSPLSLAQPTSPKHFLYSPAITSSTAPTGNRSGSLHPHSPGTRSPVSSSNHVLTSPQGPGLQLNNNYNSHITQDGPKTQSPKSHVKVHLTSPSASTVIPRQPYKAVYNYNPQNRDELELKEGDIVQVIEKCDDGWFVGTSERTHAFGTFPGNYVAPV, encoded by the exons GCATTGAGATCTAAAAGATTACTGACTAGCACCCCTGCAGATGACATGCAGTCTCAG AAGAGAGTGGAGGTGCATGACCATGTGAATGGCACACGGATCATATTTTCAGACGAGGCTCTTCCCGGCAGCGGACCCATTCAGCACTTCACGACTCCACATATGACCCAGGATGTTGTTGTCATCTCTCCTGGTTTGCCCACCCCTCCTTTAAGTCCATTTCACAACAGTTACATCTCTGCGTCTTCTTCACACAAG CAGGTCGCCGAGGTCAATGGAGGTGGATTCCCATCACAAAGTTTTGGATCCTACTATGGTCCAACTCAGACGCATG CTGGATTATCAAATGGTGGAGAGAAAGGTAGAGGTTCTGTCACGTTACCCCGGACGTCTGCCTCACGAGAGGAGCGTCTGATCAAATTTTCTGGAATCGGTCCTGTAGATGAGACGGGCATGCCAATCGCATCCCGATCT AGTGTAAACAAGCCTAAGGACTGGTACAGAAGCATGTTTAGACAAATCCACAAGAAACCAGAGG AGCCTGATACTGACTGGAGAGAAA GGAAGCTGTCATCTTCACCTCCACCAGACTCTTCCCAACCGGACGGGAGTTCAGACCCCTTCACCCTCACCCAACATGGAGCCCTTCCCGactg GGCTGATCTGGACGACATAGGGAAGCACCCACAACCGAAGAGTATATTTGACTTTGAGCCTGGTAAAGGAGTGCCGGTGGAGAACCACACTCAG TCATTAAAGCCCGAGTCACAGTCACCCTTACATCACCCAACACTGAAACCTCATTCCCCATCTATAGAG GCGACATTGGTTTCGGAGCTGAATCGATTTGAGGCGGAGCTGGATTCAGATATCCGTGGTCTAGAGAGGAAGTTGTCACAGAAGCAGAACCACCGGCGTGGAAGGGGTGAG GAGACTAAACCCAACAGGACAGGACCAGAAGAGAACAGACTTGAGAACAG atcTCCCATAATCCCCTGCTCCGCTGTAAAGCAGGGCACATCACCCAGCTTCATACATGCTTATG ATCAAATGACGGATCAAAAGATGGATTTCCCACCTAAAAAAGACGATAGGAAG ATGAAAGCAGCGCGAGCCAAATTTAATTTTCAAGCACAGTCGCCAAA AGAGCTGACCATACAGAAAGGTGATGTAGTGTACATACACCGGCAGGTGGACGCCAACTGGTATGAAGGAGAGCATCATGGGAGAGTGGGAATCTTTCCCACCACCTATGTGGAG aTTATTCCTTCAACAGAAAAACCAACTCCAATAAAGTCACCTACCGTCCAGGTGCTGGAATATGGAGAAGCAGTAGCCCTGTTCAACTTTAATGCTGACCTACCTGTGGAGCTTTCCTTTAAAAAG GGTGAAGTCATCTCCATAGTCAGGCAAGTAGATGATCACTGGCTGGAGGGTCGTATCGCCGGAACCAACCGCAGTGGGATCTTTCCCATCAACCATGTCCAGGTCAACAAACTGCTCCGCACTAAATCCAGTGATGATTATCCTTCCTCGCCTCTCTCACCCACCGCTACCTCAGAGCCCCTCAGCCCCGGCCGGCCACTGCACTCTCCCCTGTCTCCCTCCACACGCTCCCCTGAACCTCCTCTGTCACCTCACAAACACTCCAGCCAATCACGCTCCCCTCTGTCACTTGCACAGCCCACCTCCCCTAAACACTTTCTGTATTCGCCTGCCATCACTTCATCCACCGCACCCACGGGCAACCGGAGCGGATCACTGCACCCTCACAGCCCAGGCACCAGATCACCTGTGTCGTCATCCAATCATGTGCTGACATCTCCCCAGGGTCCAGGACTGCAACTGAACAACAACTATAACTCGCACATCACACAG GATGGACCCAAAACCCAATCTCCAAAATCCCACGTTAAGGTTCATTTAACATCACCGTCTGCTTCTACAGTCATTCCACGACAACC gtATAAAGCAGTTTACAATTATAATCCCCAGAATCGAGACGAGCTGGAATTAAAGGAGGGAGACATCGTACAAGTGATTGAGAAATGTGATGACGGCTGGTTTGTAG GTACGTCTGAACGGACACATGCCTTTGGCACTTTTCCTGGCAACTATGTGGCACCAGTTTAA
- the sorbs3 gene encoding vinexin isoform X6, whose product MQSQRVEVHDHVNGTRIIFSDEALPGSGPIQHFTTPHMTQDVVVISPGLPTPPLSPFHNSYISASSSHKQVAEVNGGGFPSQSFGSYYGPTQTHAGLSNGGEKGRGSVTLPRTSASREERLIKFSGIGPVDETGMPIASRSSVNKPKDWYRSMFRQIHKKPEEPDTDWRERKLSSSPPPDSSQPDGSSDPFTLTQHGALPDWADLDDIGKHPQPKSIFDFEPGKGVPVENHTQSLKPESQSPLHHPTLKPHSPSIEATLVSELNRFEAELDSDIRGLERKLSQKQNHRRGRGEETKPNRTGPEENRLENRSPIIPCSAVKQGTSPSFIHAYDQMTDQKMDFPPKKDDRKMKAARAKFNFQAQSPKELTIQKGDVVYIHRQVDANWYEGEHHGRVGIFPTTYVEIIPSTEKPTPIKSPTVQVLEYGEAVALFNFNADLPVELSFKKGEVISIVRQVDDHWLEGRIAGTNRSGIFPINHVQVNKLLRTKSSDDYPSSPLSPTATSEPLSPGRPLHSPLSPSTRSPEPPLSPHKHSSQSRSPLSLAQPTSPKHFLYSPAITSSTAPTGNRSGSLHPHSPGTRSPVSSSNHVLTSPQGPGLQLNNNYNSHITQDGPKTQSPKSHVKVHLTSPSASTVIPRQPYKAVYNYNPQNRDELELKEGDIVQVIEKCDDGWFVGTSERTHAFGTFPGNYVAPV is encoded by the exons ATGCAGTCTCAG AGAGTGGAGGTGCATGACCATGTGAATGGCACACGGATCATATTTTCAGACGAGGCTCTTCCCGGCAGCGGACCCATTCAGCACTTCACGACTCCACATATGACCCAGGATGTTGTTGTCATCTCTCCTGGTTTGCCCACCCCTCCTTTAAGTCCATTTCACAACAGTTACATCTCTGCGTCTTCTTCACACAAG CAGGTCGCCGAGGTCAATGGAGGTGGATTCCCATCACAAAGTTTTGGATCCTACTATGGTCCAACTCAGACGCATG CTGGATTATCAAATGGTGGAGAGAAAGGTAGAGGTTCTGTCACGTTACCCCGGACGTCTGCCTCACGAGAGGAGCGTCTGATCAAATTTTCTGGAATCGGTCCTGTAGATGAGACGGGCATGCCAATCGCATCCCGATCT AGTGTAAACAAGCCTAAGGACTGGTACAGAAGCATGTTTAGACAAATCCACAAGAAACCAGAGG AGCCTGATACTGACTGGAGAGAAA GGAAGCTGTCATCTTCACCTCCACCAGACTCTTCCCAACCGGACGGGAGTTCAGACCCCTTCACCCTCACCCAACATGGAGCCCTTCCCGactg GGCTGATCTGGACGACATAGGGAAGCACCCACAACCGAAGAGTATATTTGACTTTGAGCCTGGTAAAGGAGTGCCGGTGGAGAACCACACTCAG TCATTAAAGCCCGAGTCACAGTCACCCTTACATCACCCAACACTGAAACCTCATTCCCCATCTATAGAG GCGACATTGGTTTCGGAGCTGAATCGATTTGAGGCGGAGCTGGATTCAGATATCCGTGGTCTAGAGAGGAAGTTGTCACAGAAGCAGAACCACCGGCGTGGAAGGGGTGAG GAGACTAAACCCAACAGGACAGGACCAGAAGAGAACAGACTTGAGAACAG atcTCCCATAATCCCCTGCTCCGCTGTAAAGCAGGGCACATCACCCAGCTTCATACATGCTTATG ATCAAATGACGGATCAAAAGATGGATTTCCCACCTAAAAAAGACGATAGGAAG ATGAAAGCAGCGCGAGCCAAATTTAATTTTCAAGCACAGTCGCCAAA AGAGCTGACCATACAGAAAGGTGATGTAGTGTACATACACCGGCAGGTGGACGCCAACTGGTATGAAGGAGAGCATCATGGGAGAGTGGGAATCTTTCCCACCACCTATGTGGAG aTTATTCCTTCAACAGAAAAACCAACTCCAATAAAGTCACCTACCGTCCAGGTGCTGGAATATGGAGAAGCAGTAGCCCTGTTCAACTTTAATGCTGACCTACCTGTGGAGCTTTCCTTTAAAAAG GGTGAAGTCATCTCCATAGTCAGGCAAGTAGATGATCACTGGCTGGAGGGTCGTATCGCCGGAACCAACCGCAGTGGGATCTTTCCCATCAACCATGTCCAGGTCAACAAACTGCTCCGCACTAAATCCAGTGATGATTATCCTTCCTCGCCTCTCTCACCCACCGCTACCTCAGAGCCCCTCAGCCCCGGCCGGCCACTGCACTCTCCCCTGTCTCCCTCCACACGCTCCCCTGAACCTCCTCTGTCACCTCACAAACACTCCAGCCAATCACGCTCCCCTCTGTCACTTGCACAGCCCACCTCCCCTAAACACTTTCTGTATTCGCCTGCCATCACTTCATCCACCGCACCCACGGGCAACCGGAGCGGATCACTGCACCCTCACAGCCCAGGCACCAGATCACCTGTGTCGTCATCCAATCATGTGCTGACATCTCCCCAGGGTCCAGGACTGCAACTGAACAACAACTATAACTCGCACATCACACAG GATGGACCCAAAACCCAATCTCCAAAATCCCACGTTAAGGTTCATTTAACATCACCGTCTGCTTCTACAGTCATTCCACGACAACC gtATAAAGCAGTTTACAATTATAATCCCCAGAATCGAGACGAGCTGGAATTAAAGGAGGGAGACATCGTACAAGTGATTGAGAAATGTGATGACGGCTGGTTTGTAG GTACGTCTGAACGGACACATGCCTTTGGCACTTTTCCTGGCAACTATGTGGCACCAGTTTAA
- the sorbs3 gene encoding vinexin isoform X5, with product MQSQKRVEVHDHVNGTRIIFSDEALPGSGPIQHFTTPHMTQDVVVISPGLPTPPLSPFHNSYISASSSHKQVAEVNGGGFPSQSFGSYYGPTQTHAGLSNGGEKGRGSVTLPRTSASREERLIKFSGIGPVDETGMPIASRSSVNKPKDWYRSMFRQIHKKPEEPDTDWRERKLSSSPPPDSSQPDGSSDPFTLTQHGALPDWADLDDIGKHPQPKSIFDFEPGKGVPVENHTQSLKPESQSPLHHPTLKPHSPSIEATLVSELNRFEAELDSDIRGLERKLSQKQNHRRGRGEETKPNRTGPEENRLENRSPIIPCSAVKQGTSPSFIHAYDQMTDQKMDFPPKKDDRKMKAARAKFNFQAQSPKELTIQKGDVVYIHRQVDANWYEGEHHGRVGIFPTTYVEIIPSTEKPTPIKSPTVQVLEYGEAVALFNFNADLPVELSFKKGEVISIVRQVDDHWLEGRIAGTNRSGIFPINHVQVNKLLRTKSSDDYPSSPLSPTATSEPLSPGRPLHSPLSPSTRSPEPPLSPHKHSSQSRSPLSLAQPTSPKHFLYSPAITSSTAPTGNRSGSLHPHSPGTRSPVSSSNHVLTSPQGPGLQLNNNYNSHITQDGPKTQSPKSHVKVHLTSPSASTVIPRQPYKAVYNYNPQNRDELELKEGDIVQVIEKCDDGWFVGTSERTHAFGTFPGNYVAPV from the exons ATGCAGTCTCAG AAGAGAGTGGAGGTGCATGACCATGTGAATGGCACACGGATCATATTTTCAGACGAGGCTCTTCCCGGCAGCGGACCCATTCAGCACTTCACGACTCCACATATGACCCAGGATGTTGTTGTCATCTCTCCTGGTTTGCCCACCCCTCCTTTAAGTCCATTTCACAACAGTTACATCTCTGCGTCTTCTTCACACAAG CAGGTCGCCGAGGTCAATGGAGGTGGATTCCCATCACAAAGTTTTGGATCCTACTATGGTCCAACTCAGACGCATG CTGGATTATCAAATGGTGGAGAGAAAGGTAGAGGTTCTGTCACGTTACCCCGGACGTCTGCCTCACGAGAGGAGCGTCTGATCAAATTTTCTGGAATCGGTCCTGTAGATGAGACGGGCATGCCAATCGCATCCCGATCT AGTGTAAACAAGCCTAAGGACTGGTACAGAAGCATGTTTAGACAAATCCACAAGAAACCAGAGG AGCCTGATACTGACTGGAGAGAAA GGAAGCTGTCATCTTCACCTCCACCAGACTCTTCCCAACCGGACGGGAGTTCAGACCCCTTCACCCTCACCCAACATGGAGCCCTTCCCGactg GGCTGATCTGGACGACATAGGGAAGCACCCACAACCGAAGAGTATATTTGACTTTGAGCCTGGTAAAGGAGTGCCGGTGGAGAACCACACTCAG TCATTAAAGCCCGAGTCACAGTCACCCTTACATCACCCAACACTGAAACCTCATTCCCCATCTATAGAG GCGACATTGGTTTCGGAGCTGAATCGATTTGAGGCGGAGCTGGATTCAGATATCCGTGGTCTAGAGAGGAAGTTGTCACAGAAGCAGAACCACCGGCGTGGAAGGGGTGAG GAGACTAAACCCAACAGGACAGGACCAGAAGAGAACAGACTTGAGAACAG atcTCCCATAATCCCCTGCTCCGCTGTAAAGCAGGGCACATCACCCAGCTTCATACATGCTTATG ATCAAATGACGGATCAAAAGATGGATTTCCCACCTAAAAAAGACGATAGGAAG ATGAAAGCAGCGCGAGCCAAATTTAATTTTCAAGCACAGTCGCCAAA AGAGCTGACCATACAGAAAGGTGATGTAGTGTACATACACCGGCAGGTGGACGCCAACTGGTATGAAGGAGAGCATCATGGGAGAGTGGGAATCTTTCCCACCACCTATGTGGAG aTTATTCCTTCAACAGAAAAACCAACTCCAATAAAGTCACCTACCGTCCAGGTGCTGGAATATGGAGAAGCAGTAGCCCTGTTCAACTTTAATGCTGACCTACCTGTGGAGCTTTCCTTTAAAAAG GGTGAAGTCATCTCCATAGTCAGGCAAGTAGATGATCACTGGCTGGAGGGTCGTATCGCCGGAACCAACCGCAGTGGGATCTTTCCCATCAACCATGTCCAGGTCAACAAACTGCTCCGCACTAAATCCAGTGATGATTATCCTTCCTCGCCTCTCTCACCCACCGCTACCTCAGAGCCCCTCAGCCCCGGCCGGCCACTGCACTCTCCCCTGTCTCCCTCCACACGCTCCCCTGAACCTCCTCTGTCACCTCACAAACACTCCAGCCAATCACGCTCCCCTCTGTCACTTGCACAGCCCACCTCCCCTAAACACTTTCTGTATTCGCCTGCCATCACTTCATCCACCGCACCCACGGGCAACCGGAGCGGATCACTGCACCCTCACAGCCCAGGCACCAGATCACCTGTGTCGTCATCCAATCATGTGCTGACATCTCCCCAGGGTCCAGGACTGCAACTGAACAACAACTATAACTCGCACATCACACAG GATGGACCCAAAACCCAATCTCCAAAATCCCACGTTAAGGTTCATTTAACATCACCGTCTGCTTCTACAGTCATTCCACGACAACC gtATAAAGCAGTTTACAATTATAATCCCCAGAATCGAGACGAGCTGGAATTAAAGGAGGGAGACATCGTACAAGTGATTGAGAAATGTGATGACGGCTGGTTTGTAG GTACGTCTGAACGGACACATGCCTTTGGCACTTTTCCTGGCAACTATGTGGCACCAGTTTAA
- the sorbs3 gene encoding vinexin isoform X1: MQSQKRVEVHDHVNGTRIIFSDEALPGSGPIQHFTTPHMTQDVVVISPGLPTPPLSPFHNSYISASSSHKVAEVNGGGFPSQSFGSYYGPTQTHAGLSNGGEKGRGSVTLPRTSASREERLIKFSGIGPVDETGMPIASRSSVNKPKDWYRSMFRQIHKKPEEPDTDWRERKLSSSPPPDSSQPDGSSDPFTLTQHGALPDWADLDDIGKHPQPKSIFDFEPGKGVPVENHTQSLKPESQSPLHHPTLKPHSPSIEATLVSELNRFEAELDSDIRGLERKLSQKQNHRRGRGEETKPNRTGPEENRLENRSPIIPCSAVKQGTSPSFIHAYDQMTDQKMDFPPKKDDRKMKAARAKFNFQAQSPKELTIQKGDVVYIHRQVDANWYEGEHHGRVGIFPTTYVEIIPSTEKPTPIKSPTVQVLEYGEAVALFNFNADLPVELSFKKGEVISIVRQVDDHWLEGRIAGTNRSGIFPINHVQVNKLLRTKSSDDYPSSPLSPTATSEPLSPGRPLHSPLSPSTRSPEPPLSPHKHSSQSRSPLSLAQPTSPKHFLYSPAITSSTAPTGNRSGSLHPHSPGTRSPVSSSNHVLTSPQGPGLQLNNNYNSHITQDGPKTQSPKSHVKVHLTSPSASTVIPRQPYKAVYNYNPQNRDELELKEGDIVQVIEKCDDGWFVGTSERTHAFGTFPGNYVAPV, encoded by the exons ATGCAGTCTCAG AAGAGAGTGGAGGTGCATGACCATGTGAATGGCACACGGATCATATTTTCAGACGAGGCTCTTCCCGGCAGCGGACCCATTCAGCACTTCACGACTCCACATATGACCCAGGATGTTGTTGTCATCTCTCCTGGTTTGCCCACCCCTCCTTTAAGTCCATTTCACAACAGTTACATCTCTGCGTCTTCTTCACACAAG GTCGCCGAGGTCAATGGAGGTGGATTCCCATCACAAAGTTTTGGATCCTACTATGGTCCAACTCAGACGCATG CTGGATTATCAAATGGTGGAGAGAAAGGTAGAGGTTCTGTCACGTTACCCCGGACGTCTGCCTCACGAGAGGAGCGTCTGATCAAATTTTCTGGAATCGGTCCTGTAGATGAGACGGGCATGCCAATCGCATCCCGATCT AGTGTAAACAAGCCTAAGGACTGGTACAGAAGCATGTTTAGACAAATCCACAAGAAACCAGAGG AGCCTGATACTGACTGGAGAGAAA GGAAGCTGTCATCTTCACCTCCACCAGACTCTTCCCAACCGGACGGGAGTTCAGACCCCTTCACCCTCACCCAACATGGAGCCCTTCCCGactg GGCTGATCTGGACGACATAGGGAAGCACCCACAACCGAAGAGTATATTTGACTTTGAGCCTGGTAAAGGAGTGCCGGTGGAGAACCACACTCAG TCATTAAAGCCCGAGTCACAGTCACCCTTACATCACCCAACACTGAAACCTCATTCCCCATCTATAGAG GCGACATTGGTTTCGGAGCTGAATCGATTTGAGGCGGAGCTGGATTCAGATATCCGTGGTCTAGAGAGGAAGTTGTCACAGAAGCAGAACCACCGGCGTGGAAGGGGTGAG GAGACTAAACCCAACAGGACAGGACCAGAAGAGAACAGACTTGAGAACAG atcTCCCATAATCCCCTGCTCCGCTGTAAAGCAGGGCACATCACCCAGCTTCATACATGCTTATG ATCAAATGACGGATCAAAAGATGGATTTCCCACCTAAAAAAGACGATAGGAAG ATGAAAGCAGCGCGAGCCAAATTTAATTTTCAAGCACAGTCGCCAAA AGAGCTGACCATACAGAAAGGTGATGTAGTGTACATACACCGGCAGGTGGACGCCAACTGGTATGAAGGAGAGCATCATGGGAGAGTGGGAATCTTTCCCACCACCTATGTGGAG aTTATTCCTTCAACAGAAAAACCAACTCCAATAAAGTCACCTACCGTCCAGGTGCTGGAATATGGAGAAGCAGTAGCCCTGTTCAACTTTAATGCTGACCTACCTGTGGAGCTTTCCTTTAAAAAG GGTGAAGTCATCTCCATAGTCAGGCAAGTAGATGATCACTGGCTGGAGGGTCGTATCGCCGGAACCAACCGCAGTGGGATCTTTCCCATCAACCATGTCCAGGTCAACAAACTGCTCCGCACTAAATCCAGTGATGATTATCCTTCCTCGCCTCTCTCACCCACCGCTACCTCAGAGCCCCTCAGCCCCGGCCGGCCACTGCACTCTCCCCTGTCTCCCTCCACACGCTCCCCTGAACCTCCTCTGTCACCTCACAAACACTCCAGCCAATCACGCTCCCCTCTGTCACTTGCACAGCCCACCTCCCCTAAACACTTTCTGTATTCGCCTGCCATCACTTCATCCACCGCACCCACGGGCAACCGGAGCGGATCACTGCACCCTCACAGCCCAGGCACCAGATCACCTGTGTCGTCATCCAATCATGTGCTGACATCTCCCCAGGGTCCAGGACTGCAACTGAACAACAACTATAACTCGCACATCACACAG GATGGACCCAAAACCCAATCTCCAAAATCCCACGTTAAGGTTCATTTAACATCACCGTCTGCTTCTACAGTCATTCCACGACAACC gtATAAAGCAGTTTACAATTATAATCCCCAGAATCGAGACGAGCTGGAATTAAAGGAGGGAGACATCGTACAAGTGATTGAGAAATGTGATGACGGCTGGTTTGTAG GTACGTCTGAACGGACACATGCCTTTGGCACTTTTCCTGGCAACTATGTGGCACCAGTTTAA